The Azospirillum baldaniorum genome contains a region encoding:
- a CDS encoding AraC family transcriptional regulator gives MPSVASARLLPPRPALAACVFVGVERDTRGVALSDEQRFNHYPATPMSMISWIFDGALHMVEERRADGRPVLGPPLPRLVLSGPQRRPAASWSPGPVHALSVAFYPEALGRLSGIGADSLVDRILPLEEMVSGPLLAACQALLTLEAGAAAFHRLEDRLEPLWSGPRPCKAGRTPLMRDWLCSLALKATLSRTGRGVRQAQRRIKGWTGLSHRDLQLFARVEEVAVRVAQDREGGELDLAGLAGELGFADQSHMGREVRRLTGLSPGRLNGLMATHEAFWFYRLLDKSFG, from the coding sequence ATGCCGTCCGTCGCCTCCGCCCGCCTGCTGCCGCCGCGCCCGGCCCTTGCCGCCTGCGTGTTCGTCGGCGTGGAGCGCGACACGCGCGGGGTGGCGCTGTCGGACGAGCAGCGGTTCAACCATTACCCGGCCACCCCGATGTCGATGATCTCGTGGATCTTCGACGGCGCGCTCCACATGGTGGAGGAGCGCAGGGCCGACGGGCGCCCGGTCCTCGGCCCGCCGTTGCCGCGGCTGGTTCTGTCCGGGCCGCAGCGCCGTCCCGCGGCGAGCTGGTCGCCGGGACCGGTCCACGCCCTGTCGGTCGCCTTCTATCCGGAAGCCTTGGGCCGGCTCAGTGGAATCGGCGCCGACTCCCTTGTCGATCGGATCCTGCCGCTGGAGGAGATGGTCTCCGGCCCGCTGCTGGCCGCCTGCCAAGCCCTCCTCACGCTGGAGGCGGGAGCGGCGGCGTTCCATCGCCTGGAGGACCGGCTCGAGCCGCTGTGGTCGGGCCCGCGCCCGTGCAAAGCCGGACGGACCCCGCTGATGAGGGACTGGCTGTGCTCGCTGGCGCTGAAGGCGACGCTGTCGAGGACGGGCCGGGGGGTGCGGCAAGCCCAACGCCGCATCAAGGGATGGACCGGCCTGAGCCACCGGGATTTGCAGCTCTTCGCCCGGGTCGAGGAGGTGGCCGTCCGCGTGGCGCAGGATCGGGAGGGTGGCGAGCTCGACCTGGCGGGGCTCGCCGGTGAACTGGGTTTCGCCGACCAGTCGCACATGGGACGGGAGGTCCGCCGCCTCACCGGCCTGTCCCCGGGACGGTTGAATGGACTCATGGCCACCCACGAGGCGTTCTGGTTCTATCGACTGCTCGACAAGAGCTTCGGATGA
- a CDS encoding alpha/beta hydrolase — MAKTKLQGRLRHKARSLATISLISARVLARRAVGRPLVPQWGPLFEIANLFWRAQFDHAFALRDIAEARAYFDSLVHVLDSSPEVDIRPSLPGEPRGDWFIPRTRKGEATLLYFHGGGYTFYAAVTRQLIAMLADTLGFPIFAPDYRLTPEHPHPAQIEDALTAYRFLLAQGVDPSRLVVCGDSAGGHLMLMTLIELRKAGLPQPAIGIGLSPWTDVGRRGASQFGNDRYDLVQGYMTLQFAAWLKGGGGFGDAELSPIDQDLRGLAPLYLQAGGKEILVDMIRDFARTARTQNAPVRLDVWEHMTHEFQAHGQELPESREAIKRLEEAIRWAVAPAGEETGFPSTPQTEIDTLPKEGKRCVTAHPT, encoded by the coding sequence ATGGCCAAGACCAAACTTCAGGGGCGCTTGCGTCACAAAGCCCGCAGCCTCGCCACCATCTCCCTCATCTCCGCCCGCGTGCTGGCCCGTCGCGCCGTCGGCAGGCCGTTGGTTCCGCAGTGGGGCCCTCTGTTCGAGATCGCCAACCTGTTCTGGCGCGCTCAGTTCGACCATGCCTTCGCGCTCAGGGACATCGCCGAAGCCCGCGCCTATTTCGACAGCCTGGTTCACGTTCTGGACAGCTCCCCCGAGGTCGACATCCGGCCCTCCCTCCCCGGCGAACCGCGCGGCGATTGGTTCATCCCGCGCACCCGCAAGGGCGAGGCCACCCTGCTCTATTTCCACGGCGGCGGGTACACGTTCTACGCCGCCGTGACGCGGCAGCTCATCGCCATGCTGGCCGACACGCTGGGGTTTCCCATCTTCGCCCCCGACTACCGCCTGACGCCCGAGCATCCCCACCCCGCGCAGATCGAGGACGCACTGACTGCCTACCGCTTTCTGCTCGCGCAAGGCGTCGACCCGTCCCGCCTCGTCGTCTGCGGGGATTCCGCGGGCGGCCATCTCATGCTGATGACGCTGATCGAACTGCGGAAGGCGGGGCTGCCGCAGCCGGCGATCGGCATCGGCCTCAGCCCGTGGACCGATGTCGGGCGGCGCGGCGCCAGCCAGTTCGGCAACGACCGCTACGACCTCGTGCAAGGCTACATGACGCTGCAATTCGCGGCCTGGCTCAAGGGCGGGGGCGGCTTCGGTGACGCGGAACTCTCCCCCATCGACCAGGACCTGCGGGGACTGGCGCCGCTCTACCTCCAGGCTGGCGGCAAGGAGATCCTGGTCGACATGATCCGCGACTTCGCCCGGACCGCCCGGACCCAAAACGCCCCGGTGCGGCTGGACGTCTGGGAGCATATGACTCACGAGTTCCAGGCCCACGGGCAGGAACTCCCCGAAAGCCGGGAAGCGATAAAGCGTCTGGAGGAAGCGATCCGGTGGGCCGTCGCACCGGCCGGGGAAGAGACCGGATTCCCGTCCACGCCGCAAACCGAGATCGACACCCTTCCCAAAGAGGGTAAGCGTTGCGTAACGGCACATCCGACATGA